In Crinalium epipsammum PCC 9333, a single window of DNA contains:
- a CDS encoding type IV secretory system conjugative DNA transfer family protein, with product MTWQDLFENQTWWLRNLFGGRETIIGPNEPLPPTDIHLRDLRDYSGTAILNELCDTFKSPGSQFHNYKIIKHPDRSASQPVVNLGKFLKIAGGKFKPTQDIWLQEKSIYRNMAIIGPPESGKTKGLIIPGIKAAINAGLSNIVIDVKGGSLIDELGHYAEQRGVRVIYWSTLPQEVARSHSINLLDNINSVQDAQILAKCLYGDTENLGENQQIALRDIAWMAQWIMLIKHIFGNAGNLKHIYQIAQNPVETLTPLLRVCQDSRLQAAIESQLRLIQESENGANAFTWAIQNAIGFFGWPNFEQVTGHSDILLRDIQRHPTLLVIGAELAGRDVSKKISSALIDILMTIFYERWTQNEGEQGIVFWIDEFPRIQKQIDISEFSSVARSARGSIVIAAQSLEQITPEYREQVLENFDTVVLCRGVSNGAAEWLSNRLGTRSQNLTRRRYHDPNPQDEYPWLRTRSEREGYENWRESAPVLSSREIQYPVGNHYVAVVHSRTACRKPFLVDYKRALQPSAEWRPAPRVQLNWQEPTSEQRRIAGSNTRQLNWRDSQEQEATNQQQENRPPLNWRDVEE from the coding sequence ATGACTTGGCAAGATTTATTTGAAAACCAAACCTGGTGGTTAAGAAACCTGTTCGGCGGTAGGGAAACTATCATTGGCCCCAATGAACCTTTACCCCCTACAGATATTCATCTTAGAGATTTAAGGGATTACTCAGGAACAGCCATACTCAACGAGCTTTGTGATACTTTCAAGAGTCCAGGCTCTCAGTTTCATAATTACAAAATTATTAAACATCCAGATAGATCTGCTTCTCAGCCAGTTGTCAATCTCGGTAAGTTTCTAAAAATTGCTGGCGGAAAATTCAAGCCAACTCAAGATATTTGGCTGCAAGAAAAATCTATTTACAGAAATATGGCTATTATCGGGCCACCTGAGTCTGGCAAGACGAAAGGGTTAATTATTCCAGGGATAAAGGCTGCGATCAATGCTGGTTTATCTAATATTGTAATTGATGTCAAAGGTGGTTCTCTAATAGACGAACTAGGACATTATGCAGAGCAAAGGGGAGTGAGGGTGATTTATTGGAGTACGCTTCCTCAAGAAGTTGCCCGCAGTCACAGTATTAATTTACTAGATAATATCAACTCTGTACAAGATGCTCAAATCTTAGCTAAATGTTTGTATGGTGATACTGAAAATTTAGGGGAAAATCAGCAAATTGCCTTGAGAGATATCGCTTGGATGGCTCAGTGGATAATGCTGATTAAACATATTTTTGGCAATGCTGGCAACCTCAAGCATATTTATCAAATTGCTCAAAACCCTGTTGAAACCCTAACCCCACTTTTACGAGTATGTCAGGATAGTAGATTACAAGCAGCTATTGAGTCCCAATTAAGATTAATTCAAGAAAGCGAAAATGGGGCAAATGCTTTTACTTGGGCAATTCAAAATGCGATTGGTTTTTTTGGTTGGCCTAATTTTGAGCAAGTTACAGGACACAGCGACATTTTACTGCGAGATATTCAGCGTCACCCTACTTTATTAGTAATTGGAGCCGAGTTAGCAGGACGTGATGTTTCTAAAAAGATATCATCAGCACTAATTGATATTCTAATGACTATTTTTTATGAACGATGGACTCAAAATGAGGGTGAGCAAGGAATTGTATTTTGGATTGATGAGTTTCCTAGAATTCAAAAACAGATAGATATTAGTGAGTTTAGTAGCGTGGCACGTTCAGCCAGAGGAAGCATTGTAATTGCTGCTCAAAGCTTAGAGCAAATTACACCCGAATATCGAGAACAAGTGCTGGAAAATTTTGATACGGTTGTTCTCTGTCGTGGTGTAAGTAATGGTGCAGCTGAGTGGCTGAGTAACCGTTTAGGAACTCGCAGCCAAAATTTGACAAGACGGAGATACCACGATCCCAATCCACAAGACGAGTATCCTTGGTTAAGGACTCGTTCAGAGCGAGAAGGTTATGAAAATTGGCGCGAATCTGCACCTGTACTGAGTAGTAGAGAGATTCAGTATCCTGTAGGCAATCACTATGTAGCAGTAGTTCATTCTAGAACAGCTTGTCGCAAACCTTTTTTAGTCGATTATAAGAGGGCTTTACAGCCAAGTGCTGAATGGCGACCAGCACCAAGAGTTCAATTAAACTGGCAAGAACCTACATCAGAACAAAGAAGAATTGCCGGGTCAAATACTCGGCAATTAAACTGGCGTGATAGTCAAGAACAGGAAGCTACAAACCAACAGCAGGAAAACAGACCCCCCTTAAACTGGCGAGATGTTGAAGAGTAA
- a CDS encoding Mov34/MPN/PAD-1 family protein, which translates to MPKLQWRDSEDVYKPISRSLKEFLQENHNRIRHQNHRGIEALYKQLSNNRMSVFVEREAEDRLIEHLRIDPNNETGGVLVGQAYLCPDTKNHYTEIVGSIAAPYTVGNRVHFHFTPECWQAILSDQKEYFPRTTVVGWYHSHPGHGIFLSGTDLNTQRLCFKQIWQIAVVYDPLRQEIGYFYDADGRRVEAIYLQEMSEAAQSQPEQQQLNWRQPELQLSTVPTPSSLALHNTPEEGEEPLQDIPQQIARQTKTRGQNPKFILVLPIIVVLFLLVLFINSNLSQPGFKLRPSQSQPTKPQSVDIQPAEPRPTEPHSAESKRPKLERP; encoded by the coding sequence ATGCCCAAACTCCAGTGGCGTGATTCTGAGGATGTTTATAAACCGATAAGCCGTTCTCTTAAAGAATTTTTGCAAGAGAACCATAATCGCATACGTCATCAAAATCATAGAGGTATTGAAGCACTATACAAGCAACTAAGTAATAACAGAATGAGTGTTTTTGTAGAGCGTGAAGCTGAGGATAGACTTATAGAGCATCTCAGAATCGATCCTAATAATGAGACAGGAGGCGTATTAGTTGGACAAGCTTACTTATGTCCAGATACAAAGAATCATTACACGGAAATTGTTGGGTCAATAGCTGCTCCTTATACAGTTGGTAATCGAGTTCATTTTCACTTTACTCCTGAATGTTGGCAGGCGATTCTAAGCGATCAAAAAGAATACTTCCCCAGAACTACAGTTGTTGGCTGGTATCATTCCCATCCTGGTCATGGAATTTTTTTATCAGGGACTGACTTAAATACCCAACGGTTATGCTTTAAGCAAATTTGGCAAATAGCAGTAGTTTACGATCCCTTACGTCAGGAAATAGGCTATTTTTATGATGCAGATGGGAGAAGGGTTGAGGCTATATATCTTCAAGAAATGTCGGAAGCTGCTCAATCACAACCCGAACAGCAACAACTGAACTGGCGACAGCCAGAACTACAATTGTCAACAGTACCTACTCCTTCTTCATTAGCGTTACACAATACTCCTGAAGAAGGCGAAGAACCGTTGCAAGACATACCTCAACAAATAGCTAGACAGACAAAAACAAGGGGTCAAAATCCTAAGTTTATTCTCGTTTTGCCAATTATTGTAGTTTTATTTTTATTAGTTTTATTTATTAATAGTAACCTATCTCAGCCTGGCTTTAAACTACGACCTTCACAGTCGCAACCTACAAAGCCACAATCTGTAGACATACAACCAGCCGAACCACGACCCACAGAGCCACATTCAGCAGAGTCGAAACGCCCAAAGTTAGAACGACCATAG
- a CDS encoding ubiquitin-conjugating enzyme E2 gives MAIRDQRLANDYRGLQKLCAFNEPVKVKILEQRGTPPEYYRIQLSNCKGIESVAGETPKYRTEHIIIISNFPANYPDPGQLPDVKVETPLYHPNVFSHGGFCFKGSELTTISQPLDVLVKRVISMIQYENLRFGAPANGNARDWANRNNHLFPLSTGSDFGQTKPKLNWR, from the coding sequence ATGGCTATTCGTGACCAGCGGCTTGCTAATGACTATAGAGGTTTACAAAAGCTGTGTGCTTTTAACGAGCCAGTCAAAGTTAAGATACTGGAACAAAGAGGTACACCACCCGAATACTACCGAATCCAACTATCTAACTGCAAGGGGATAGAGTCAGTTGCAGGTGAAACACCAAAGTATCGAACTGAACACATAATTATCATCAGTAATTTTCCAGCAAACTATCCCGATCCGGGTCAATTGCCTGATGTTAAGGTAGAAACTCCACTGTATCATCCCAATGTTTTTTCACATGGAGGATTTTGCTTCAAAGGTAGTGAACTGACAACTATCAGTCAGCCTCTAGATGTTTTGGTAAAAAGAGTTATTAGTATGATCCAGTATGAAAATCTTAGGTTTGGAGCACCTGCTAATGGAAATGCAAGAGATTGGGCTAATAGAAATAACCACTTATTTCCATTAAGTACAGGTTCAGATTTTGGTCAAACTAAGCCCAAGTTGAATTGGAGATAA